One segment of Thermus neutrinimicus DNA contains the following:
- a CDS encoding HAMP domain-containing sensor histidine kinase, translated as MSLRARLAYAFFLLAAAIGLLSLLLGYVVFRNLVERDIALDLAEVTGRVLKALEITDAGPRLSQGDVFLGTHYVFGFRLSRDGVPILEGGFAPKEGDAWRTAKVPWKEYVLEVHLRVEEYRRALGTYLRASLSLLLPLLLLAAFLGSYFAGVLSRPLQELAQAVESLSSLRFPKPLAPVRERELARVIHSFNRLVEAVRGALERERLLTRYASHELRSPLAVLRSQVEALKGGLLPLERVLPHLEGALARMERTLEGLLALSRAEGDLEVDLLPLELTGFLRDYLKGQEGVRFRYLPAAESGPGLGQLDPGPTEPAWILAHPLLLERMLDNLLENAQRHGAPPVEIGVGGGKEEVVIEVRDHGPGVTEEALPHLTQPFFRERKEREGLGLGLALVEQGVKRLGGTLELENARPGLRVRLRLPRWRGEAADLSR; from the coding sequence ATGAGCCTTAGGGCCCGCTTAGCCTATGCCTTCTTCCTTCTGGCCGCCGCCATCGGCCTCCTTTCCCTCCTTCTGGGGTACGTGGTCTTCCGCAACCTGGTGGAGCGGGACATCGCCCTGGACCTGGCGGAGGTGACGGGACGGGTCCTGAAAGCCTTGGAAATCACCGATGCGGGCCCCAGGCTCAGCCAGGGGGATGTCTTCCTGGGGACCCATTATGTCTTCGGCTTCCGCCTTTCCCGGGATGGAGTGCCCATCCTGGAGGGAGGTTTCGCCCCCAAGGAGGGAGATGCCTGGCGCACGGCCAAGGTCCCCTGGAAAGAGTACGTGTTAGAGGTCCACCTCCGGGTTGAGGAGTACCGGCGGGCCCTTGGCACCTATCTCAGGGCAAGCCTGAGCCTCCTCTTGCCCCTCCTGCTCCTGGCCGCCTTTCTCGGGTCCTACTTCGCCGGGGTTCTTTCTAGGCCCCTGCAGGAGCTGGCCCAGGCGGTGGAAAGCCTCTCCTCCCTTCGCTTTCCCAAACCCCTGGCCCCGGTCCGGGAACGGGAACTCGCCCGGGTTATCCATAGCTTCAACCGCCTGGTGGAGGCGGTCCGGGGAGCGCTGGAACGGGAAAGGCTCCTCACCCGCTACGCTTCCCACGAGCTCCGAAGCCCCCTGGCGGTGCTCCGGAGCCAAGTGGAGGCGCTCAAGGGAGGTCTTCTCCCCTTAGAACGGGTCCTCCCCCACCTGGAAGGTGCCCTGGCCCGCATGGAAAGGACCCTCGAGGGACTCCTGGCCCTAAGCCGAGCGGAGGGGGACCTGGAAGTGGACCTGCTTCCCCTAGAGCTTACGGGGTTCCTGAGGGACTACCTGAAGGGTCAGGAGGGGGTGCGGTTTCGGTACCTTCCCGCTGCGGAAAGTGGTCCAGGGCTAGGCCAACTGGACCCAGGACCCACCGAGCCCGCCTGGATCCTTGCCCATCCCCTTCTGCTGGAAAGAATGCTGGATAACCTCTTGGAAAACGCCCAGCGCCACGGGGCACCCCCGGTGGAGATCGGGGTTGGCGGTGGAAAGGAAGAGGTGGTCATAGAGGTGAGGGACCATGGGCCCGGGGTGACGGAAGAAGCCCTGCCCCACTTGACCCAGCCCTTTTTCCGGGAACGTAAAGAGCGGGAAGGGCTGGGCTTGGGCTTGGCCCTGGTGGAGCAAGGGGTGAAGCGCCTGGGCGGAACGCTGGAACTGGAAAATGCCCGTCCGGGCTTGCGGGTACGCTTGAGGCTTCCGAGGTGGCGCGGTGAGGCGGCGGACCTTTCTCGTTAA
- the lysA gene encoding diaminopimelate decarboxylase → MLDPAFQTALREALDRYPTPFYAYDWGRIQARWARLREAFPFARLFYALKANPRLGLLRRLRALGLGAEAVSLGEVLRAYRVGFSPDQVVWNGPVKTPEALSALRGRAPLVVLDSEGDVGRVARHLPEARVLLRVNPDLPVSTHGHLATGRGESQFGVLPEAVPGLVRSIRERGLTFLGLHLHLGSALGRVEDFLEGYRVLEALHPQVGPVEVLDLGGGFALDLPLELLGGPMGNLARLYGAQVWLEPGRYLVAEAGVLVSRVVGLKETRRRYVLLDAGMTSLIRPALYGARHPVLPLYPRGGREEGIFDLAGPACEAGDILAREVRLPVPREGEAIAILEAGAYGSSMSLHYLDTPRPLELLWTGEGWQVLRAQDPWERLWEGEA, encoded by the coding sequence ATGCTGGATCCCGCCTTTCAGACGGCCTTGCGGGAAGCCTTGGATCGGTATCCCACCCCCTTTTACGCCTACGACTGGGGGCGGATCCAGGCCCGGTGGGCGCGCCTGAGGGAAGCCTTCCCCTTTGCCCGCCTTTTCTACGCTTTGAAGGCCAATCCCCGCCTTGGGCTTCTTCGGCGCCTCAGGGCCCTCGGCCTCGGGGCCGAGGCGGTTTCCCTGGGGGAGGTGCTCAGGGCCTACCGGGTGGGCTTTAGTCCGGACCAGGTGGTGTGGAACGGTCCGGTGAAAACCCCTGAGGCCCTTTCCGCCCTGAGGGGACGGGCACCCCTTGTGGTGCTGGACTCCGAAGGGGATGTGGGGCGGGTGGCCCGGCACCTTCCCGAGGCCAGGGTGTTGCTGCGGGTGAACCCGGACCTCCCGGTGAGCACGCACGGGCACCTGGCCACCGGGAGGGGGGAAAGCCAGTTCGGGGTGTTGCCGGAGGCGGTGCCGGGGCTAGTGAGGTCCATCCGGGAACGGGGGTTAACCTTTTTGGGCCTTCACCTCCACCTGGGCTCGGCCCTGGGCCGGGTGGAGGATTTCCTGGAGGGCTATCGGGTCCTCGAGGCCCTCCATCCCCAGGTGGGGCCGGTGGAGGTCTTGGACCTGGGAGGGGGCTTCGCCTTGGACCTTCCCCTGGAGCTCCTAGGAGGACCCATGGGGAACCTGGCCCGGCTTTATGGGGCCCAGGTGTGGTTGGAGCCGGGAAGGTACCTGGTGGCCGAGGCGGGGGTCCTGGTGTCCAGGGTGGTGGGCCTCAAGGAGACCCGAAGGCGGTATGTCCTCCTGGACGCCGGGATGACCAGCCTCATCCGGCCTGCCCTTTATGGGGCCCGCCACCCCGTCCTGCCCCTTTACCCGCGAGGGGGCCGGGAGGAAGGGATTTTTGACCTGGCGGGTCCCGCTTGCGAGGCAGGCGACATCCTGGCCCGGGAGGTGCGCCTACCCGTGCCCCGGGAGGGGGAGGCCATTGCCATCCTCGAGGCGGGCGCCTATGGAAGCAGCATGAGCCTCCATTACCTGGATACCCCAAGGCCTTTGGAGCTCCTCTGGACGGGAGAGGGTTGGCAAGTGCTTCGGGCACAAGACCCTTGGGAGCGGCTTTGGGAGGGGGAGGCTTAG
- a CDS encoding serine hydrolase domain-containing protein — protein sequence MRARALLEEAVVRGVVPGLAFGVVYADGRREAFHLGLAQQVPEPVPLEEGFYFDLASLTKPLFTLREVLRAVEEGLLDLDDPLSQHLPEILWLKDHPLKGVSVRALLAHTAGLPAWEALYTWGEGEALKARVLQHPWPLGEPTYSDIGYILLGILLERVRGRPLAHFPLPPGLTFAPPKERSAATELCPWRKRVLRGEVHDENAFALGGAAGHAGLFGTLEGVLDQLSAILQGTWLSRAALEEMARPHGERLLGWERKRLGWQGGSLASEGAFGHTGFTGVGLWVDPVRGYAWALLTNAVHPTRHRPSLAPLRRAVGNALAAEVT from the coding sequence ATGCGGGCCAGGGCCCTCTTGGAGGAGGCGGTGGTCCGGGGCGTGGTGCCTGGGCTGGCCTTTGGGGTGGTGTATGCCGATGGGCGCAGGGAGGCCTTCCACCTGGGCCTGGCTCAGCAGGTGCCTGAGCCCGTGCCCCTCGAGGAGGGCTTCTACTTTGACCTGGCGAGCCTTACCAAACCGCTTTTTACCTTGCGGGAGGTGTTGCGGGCGGTGGAGGAGGGCCTTTTGGATCTGGATGACCCCCTCTCCCAGCACCTCCCCGAGATCCTCTGGCTTAAGGACCATCCCCTTAAGGGGGTAAGCGTGCGGGCCCTTTTGGCCCACACCGCAGGCCTCCCCGCCTGGGAGGCTTTGTACACCTGGGGAGAGGGGGAGGCCCTAAAGGCCCGGGTGCTGCAACACCCCTGGCCCTTGGGGGAACCCACTTACTCCGACATCGGTTACATCCTCCTGGGGATCCTGCTGGAGCGGGTGCGGGGCAGGCCGCTAGCCCACTTTCCCCTACCGCCTGGCCTCACCTTTGCCCCTCCCAAGGAGCGGAGCGCGGCCACGGAGCTTTGCCCCTGGAGGAAGCGGGTGCTAAGGGGGGAGGTGCACGACGAAAACGCCTTTGCCCTTGGGGGGGCGGCCGGGCACGCGGGGCTTTTTGGCACCCTCGAGGGTGTGCTGGACCAGCTTTCGGCCATCCTCCAGGGCACCTGGCTTTCCCGGGCGGCCTTGGAGGAAATGGCAAGGCCCCATGGGGAAAGGCTTTTGGGCTGGGAGAGGAAAAGGCTTGGCTGGCAAGGGGGGAGCCTGGCCTCGGAAGGGGCCTTCGGCCACACGGGCTTCACCGGGGTGGGGCTATGGGTGGACCCCGTGCGGGGGTACGCCTGGGCCCTTTTGACCAACGCCGTGCATCCCACCCGGCACCGCCCCTCCCTGGCCCCCTTGCGGCGGGCGGTGGGAAATGCCCTGGCCGCGGAGGTGACATGA
- a CDS encoding GntR family transcriptional regulator codes for MAHGPLYLELARRLREGILQGNFQDTLPPERALSEAFGVSRDSVRKALDLLEEEGLVVRRQGSGTFVAKRATFRTRLKGFSEEMEALGMRPGTRTLGVEKGPATPEEAMALGLSPGEEVLRLVRLRLADGEPMALERATLPAWALEEAPPGSLYRALEAKGLRPVRALQRLRAVAAREEARLLGVEAGSPLLHLERISYLEDGRPIERVKSWYRADRYELLVELS; via the coding sequence ATGGCCCACGGCCCCCTTTACCTGGAACTGGCCCGGCGGCTCAGGGAAGGCATCCTGCAGGGCAACTTCCAGGACACCCTCCCCCCAGAACGGGCCTTGTCCGAGGCCTTCGGGGTATCCCGGGACAGCGTGCGCAAGGCCTTGGACCTTCTGGAGGAGGAAGGCCTGGTGGTGCGCCGGCAAGGAAGCGGCACCTTTGTGGCCAAAAGGGCCACCTTCCGCACCCGGCTCAAGGGGTTTAGCGAGGAGATGGAGGCCCTGGGGATGAGGCCCGGCACAAGAACCCTGGGAGTGGAAAAGGGCCCGGCCACCCCGGAGGAGGCCATGGCCCTGGGGCTATCCCCGGGGGAGGAGGTGCTCCGCCTGGTGCGCCTCAGGCTTGCGGACGGGGAGCCCATGGCCCTGGAACGGGCCACCTTGCCCGCCTGGGCCCTGGAGGAGGCCCCCCCGGGTTCCCTCTACCGGGCCCTCGAGGCCAAGGGCCTTAGGCCCGTGCGCGCCCTGCAACGCCTCCGGGCCGTGGCCGCCCGAGAAGAGGCCAGGCTCCTGGGGGTGGAGGCAGGAAGCCCCCTCCTTCACCTGGAAAGGATCAGCTACCTGGAGGACGGAAGGCCCATAGAACGGGTGAAAAGCTGGTACCGGGCCGACCGGTACGAGCTCTTGGTGGAGCTCTCATGA
- a CDS encoding anhydro-N-acetylmuramic acid kinase, with protein MRVLGLMSGTSADGVDLVLAEFTGSPPDVVHRVLAHREVAYPEELRTRVLRAMRHGDTRELALLHHDLGRFYLEAALPFKGSAHLVALSGQTVWHEPPRATFQLGEPSHLALGLKVPVVHGFRGMDLAAGGQGAPLVAYPDLLLYGEAGKRKAVHNLGGISNLTYFQGKDPSSLLALDTGPGVCLFDEAAGTLGLSWEEATALAEEAKPDEEALRAWLSHPYFQAPPPKTTGREVWWLGNLSPLPQEAGTLLRSLLELTARSIFLAYRRFVGRVDRVLLAGSGARNRVLVGLLSQELPVELMGNPKVRKALAFALLGYLYAIGEVNVLGRATGGRNLRAGQVVYPD; from the coding sequence ATGAGGGTACTGGGCCTCATGTCGGGAACCAGCGCCGACGGGGTGGACCTGGTTCTGGCGGAGTTCACGGGCTCCCCTCCGGATGTGGTTCACCGGGTCCTGGCCCACCGGGAGGTGGCCTACCCGGAGGAGCTTAGGACCCGGGTGCTTCGGGCCATGCGCCACGGGGACACCCGGGAGCTCGCCCTCCTCCACCACGACCTGGGGCGGTTCTATCTGGAGGCCGCGCTCCCTTTCAAGGGAAGCGCTCACTTGGTGGCCCTTTCGGGCCAGACCGTCTGGCATGAGCCACCCCGGGCCACCTTCCAGCTGGGGGAGCCCAGCCACCTGGCCCTGGGCCTTAAGGTGCCGGTGGTCCACGGCTTCCGGGGCATGGACCTGGCCGCAGGAGGCCAAGGGGCTCCCCTGGTGGCCTATCCGGACCTCCTCCTTTACGGGGAGGCGGGAAAGCGCAAGGCCGTGCACAACCTTGGGGGAATCTCCAACCTGACCTATTTCCAGGGAAAGGATCCCAGCTCCCTGTTGGCCTTGGACACCGGGCCTGGGGTCTGCCTTTTCGACGAGGCTGCGGGCACCCTAGGGCTCAGCTGGGAAGAGGCCACGGCCCTGGCGGAGGAGGCCAAGCCTGATGAGGAGGCCCTCAGGGCCTGGCTTTCTCATCCCTACTTCCAGGCCCCCCCACCCAAGACCACGGGACGGGAGGTCTGGTGGCTTGGGAACCTCTCTCCCCTCCCCCAGGAAGCCGGGACGCTCCTCCGCTCCCTTTTGGAGCTAACCGCCAGAAGCATCTTCCTAGCCTACCGCCGGTTCGTGGGCAGGGTGGACCGGGTCCTATTGGCGGGGAGTGGGGCGAGGAACCGGGTTCTGGTGGGGCTTCTCTCCCAAGAGCTTCCCGTGGAGCTCATGGGGAACCCGAAGGTACGGAAGGCCCTGGCCTTCGCCCTCTTGGGCTACCTGTACGCCATAGGGGAGGTGAACGTGCTGGGCCGGGCCACGGGTGGGCGCAACCTAAGGGCCGGCCAGGTGGTGTACCCAGACTAG